Genomic DNA from Parcubacteria group bacterium:
CAAAAAGGAGATCAATCTGGTACTCGACAAAATAGTGCCCAAGAATGGCAAAAACCCCAATAGGAATGACGGTGTTGTGAATGAGGGCCACGACTGCTGCAACGCCATACTTCCATGAGCTTACGGGTTCGGACACTTTTCGAAATGCGTAGGTAATGTAGAGAACGATCGCAAGCAAGGTGAGGACAATTGCAATCCACGCCTTACTTTGAAGTTCCTGTCCTATAACACCGCCGACTTGGCTAAACCGCACTTCGCTAAAGGTTCCCCCCCCCTCCCTAAGGAGCGACAAGAGCTGCGCATGCCCGTCTTCTGGGAGTGTTTCGGTGCGAAAGATATATCCTTGCTCACCAATCGGCTGGACGATTGCGTTCTCAAATCCGTTTTCGAGAAGAAGGGCTTGAAGTACCTCCACCTTTGGCTGTTCCCCCTCATAGCGAACTTCGAGTATTGAACCGCCAGTGAAGTCGACGCCAAGCTGAAGACCCAGCGCAAACATGGCGACGATGGAGACGACGATGAAAAGCGCCGAGAGACCTAGAAGATAGTTTTTGTGGTGAATGACGAACATAATTATCTGGAAATCCCCGAACCGAAGAGGAAGCGGGTCATTCCCGTAACATTTTCTGGGGCAAGTGCGTAGAGAAATGTCCTTGAGACAGTGATTGAGCTAATCATAGAAAGAATAACACCCAAGCCAAAGGTCAGCGCAAACCCTTCTACAAAAGATGTGCCGAACCAGAACAAGATAATAGCTGAGACAATTGCGGTGATGTTGCCATCCCATATGGCAGCCCACGCCCGCGCGAAGCCGTCGTGGATTGCGTCACGCAAAGTTTTTCCTCCACGCAATTCTTCTTTCATCCTTTCGAAGATGAGAATGTTGCCATCAACCGCCATACCGATGGAGAGGATGAAACCCGCAATTCCGGCGGCGGTCAGCGTAATACCAATTACTTTAAAGAGTGCGAGGTTTAGAATCACGTAAATGGTGAGCGCGAGCGAGGCAACAAGGCCTGGTGCACGATACCAGAACGTCATGAAGAGCATGACTGAAAAGAAGCCGACGAACCCTGCAACGATGCCTCGATCTTTGGTCTCTCCACCCAAGGAAGCACCGATAAGCTCGCTCCCCAGGAGCTCAATGGGGACAGGAAGTGCTCCTGAGTTTAATCGTCCGACGAGCACTTTTGCCTCCTCTGGGGTAAACTGTCCTGTGATTTGCGCCGATCCACCAGAAATCTCTTCTTGGATCACAGGAAGTGATATGGGAACACCATCAAGGAATATTGCGAGTACTTTCCCTACATTTTCTCTCGTAATTTGGGAAAACAACCTCTCCCCCTCGGCGTTGAATTTAAGAAGCACCATTGGCTCGCTTGTGAGAGAGTCAAATCCCACCTGAGCCCCTTCAACAAAACGCCCGCTAAGCGTCGTGTTTAGAAAAACAGCATCTTCTCCTTCGCCACCACTCAAAGCAAGCTTGAACTCTAAGACCGGTGTGCGACCTATCATGTCTGTTGCCTTATCAACATCAGTCACGCCAGGTAACTCAACAATAAGCCTATGCTCCTTCTCCGCCGAAATGATGCCAGCAGTCTTTTCTGTCTGTACGTTTGGCTCCGCAATACCGAAAAGGTTCACCCTGCGTTCAATGACATCACGGAGTGCCTCCATTGAGGCAGCGACATCCCCGCTCGCAATACTCGAAACATCCGCCCGATAGATAAGATGCGTCCCACCCGATAGGTCAAGTCCAGTTTTGAAAGTAAACCTCGACAAAAATCCCTCACTGGCTTCGGAGGCATACAAAAAATAGCCAATGCCGAATGAGAAAAGCAGTATGCATAATGCCGCAATGCGCATTTTTAACATGGGTGCATTCTAGCAGAAATAGAAGAAAAATGCACCCGAATACTTTAAGAGCGGCACATCTACCCAAAAAACGCCGAGAGAAGAACGAGGACACCAAAGAAAACAGCGATGGGGCCAAAGGGGTAACGCTCCGCAAGTTTGAGGAGGATGTGAATGGTCAAGAGTCCAAAGACGAAGGAGAAGAAAATGGCGACAAGTGAATTCGTGGTTAATGTAAAATCTTTGATATTGAGAAAGATGTTTCCCAAGAGAACTATCGGTATTGAGAGAAGAAAGGAGAGTCGAAACGCCTCCTTGTCATCGTAGCCGCGGAGCATGAGTGTCGAAACGGTGAGCGCCGAACGTGAGAGCCCGGGGAGGACGGCCAGCCCCTGCGCAATGCCCACCAAAACGTCGTCTCTCCATGTGAGAGCGGCGGAATCTTTTCTTTCCTTTCTGGTCTTTCGGGCTTTTATCTGAATGTATCCTGTCGCGAGGAGGAGAACACCTACCGCGACGGTTATGCCTTGCGAGGCAATCGGAACTATATTTTCAAAATAGATGATTCCTTGAAGCAAGGCGAGACCCAAAATACCTGAGATGAGTGTTGCGAGTGCGAGAAAACGAAGTTCGCCCTTTGTGTGCGGATTGTTGGGGTCGTGCGCAAAAATACTTTTAAAGAGGCGGACGATATCGTTCCAAAGGTAGATAATCGCCGCAAGTGCAGTTCCGAGGTGGAGGAGAAGCGCGTATTGAATAATATTGGAAAGCTCTCCAAGTTGGTGAAAGAAATTAGCTTCAAGGAAAACAATCGCCCCTTCCGAACTAATCGGAAGCCATTCGAAAACACCTTGTGTGATACCTAAGATAATACTTTCAAACATATGAGAATAGTATATCAATATTTGCACAACAAAAAAACGGGGGGTGGCCCGTCTCTCGTAATTACTACGATCTATCTCGCGCTCGCCGCTCCCAATACCGCGCTTCTGCTTCTGTATCTCTTGCTACACGGTGGATATCCTCGTGTTCGGTGCTCCACTGCCCAGCGTTTGCCTTCGCAAAATTCGCATTCATGCGCGCCGTTTGCGCCCTTTCCAAAAGAGCGAGATACGCAAGACCTTGCGCCATTATGTACCCGCTCCAGAACGCTTCCTTACGGGAGGATAGCCCTGGATTGCCCTCGTGTCAAGATAAGGAGGTTCTTGTATAGCATGGCGACTGTAATAGGGCCAATACCCCCCGGAACAGGAGTAAAAACGCTTGCCTTAGACGCGCATGCGGGGTCTGCGTCGCCCGCGAGCTTGCCACTCGCCTCACTTGTCGCGGCGTCCAAGATGACTACCCCGTCTTTTATGATCTCTGGGGTTAGGAGTCCTGCCTTGCCAACACCTGTCACGATGATGTCTGCATTTCTAGTGTATTCGCCAATGTCCAAGGTCTTGCTGTCGAGTACCTCTACGTTCCCCCCTTGGTGGCGAAACCACACTGCCGCAGGTGCTCCAACGAGTCGGCCCTTTCCGATGATCACAACATTCTTATCTTTAATGACAACGTGTTCTCTTTGCAAAATCTCGGCGATGGCAGCTGTAACCGGTGGAAGGATCTTTGCGCGGCCATTTTCGAACATCATCATGGACGAGCTCGATAACATATCGGGGTCCATGTGCGGAGGAATCACGTCGAGGACTTCTTTTGTGTTGAGCGCGCTCGGCAAAGGCAATTGCACGATAATACCGCAATCACTCCCTTGTGCTATCTCAGCGATTTCAGCTGCAAGGTGGAGTGTGTCCACATCACCCGGGAAATGTTTCTTTAAAACCGGGATACCGATGTCGTGAGCAAATCGCTCTTTGACCCCAAGAAACTTCTCGGAGACCATGTTCTCTCCTGCCATAAATACAAAAAGTGTTGGCGGAGTGTCACGCCTCGCCACTTCTGCCTTTAACCCCTCTTTTATCTCACCTGCAATTGCCCTTCCATCTACAATCATTCTTTTAGTATCCGATATTTAGTATCTGGCATCAAGTATACCAAATAGAAACCCCATCTCCTTCGTCGAAAATCTGAAGAGAAGTTATCACCTCCTTAGGACTTTATCGATTCTCTCTGCAATCTTTCGCATATCTTTTTCTTTGGCGCCTCGTGTGGTTTCCGCGGGTGAGCCCATCCGAATACCAGACGGGTCAAAAGGACTCCGCGTGTCAAAAGGAATTGTGTTTTTGTTGACGATGATACCTGCTTTTTCGAGACGTTCCTCTGCTTCTTTGCCAGAAATACCAATGCCCTCCATCCAGGTATCAAGAAGGAGGAGATGTGTATCAGTTCCCCCTGAAACAATTCTCCATCCCCTCTTTTTCAATTCGTCCGCAAGTGCTTGCGCATTCTTCACTACTTGTTTGGCATACTTTTTAAATGCCGGGGTATTTGCCTCATGAAAAGCGACTGCTGCGGCGGCAACCTGATGCATGTGTGGTCCGCCCTGAAGCCCTGGGAATATTGCTTTGTCGATTTGTTTTGCCAACTCTTGTTTACAAAAAATGACTGCGCCGCGCGGACCCCGTAGTGTCTTATGCGTGGTGGATGTGACTACATCTGCATAAGGAAGGGGTGACGGATATACTCCGCCCGCAACAAGTCCTGCAAAATGTGACATATCTACCATGAGGTAGGCGCCAACAGCGTCGGCAATCTCTCGAAACTTTTTAAAGTTGACTGTGCGTGGATATGCGGTGAAACCGGCGACGATCAATGCCGGTTTCTCCTTTTTCGCAAGTTGCATGAGCGCCCCATAATCCAGCTGTTCTGTCTTTTGAGAAACGCCGTAGGGAATCTGTTTCCAAAACTTTCCTGTAGCAGACACCTTCTGGCCATGGGTAAGGTGGCCACCGTGTGGCAACTCCATGCCCATGATCTTGCCGCCCTGTAGGACAAGTGCTGTATACACTGCCAGGTTCGCTGGCGAACCAGAATACGGCTGCACATTCACGTGCCACTCCTTGGGAGAGAGTTTAAAGAGTTTGAGCGCACGTGCTTGGCAGAGACGCTCTACTTCGTCCACTACTTCATTTCCACCGTAATAGCGCTTGCCTGGATATCCTTCTGCATACTTATCATTAAAAACAGATCCGAGTGCCATGAGCACGTCTGGGGATGCGTGATTTTCAGAGGGTATTAAATTTACCACGCGCTTTTGGCGCTTCTCTTCTTTTTTGATGAGATTTTGAATTTGTTTGTCTCGCATGAAAATATTTAGAATCTAAGCATCATAACTGAAAAGCCAAGATTCTACAACGTGACTTTCCGGCCACTAAAGGCAGAGGCAATGTGCACGTCTCCCTTCCCCCGGACTATCTCGCCTATGATCGCGGCATTCTTTAAATGCCTGAGTGCGGTACGTGCTTCTTCTTTTGGAACACCAATCACGAAGCCGATGCCATTGTTGAATGTCGTATACATCGTTTTGTCGGAAAGGCCTTTTCCATACATCTCATAAAAGATCTTGTGCGGCATGAGTTTAGAGGGGTGGGTGATATGAGCGTCCGCACTCCCCAAAAGATCCTTGAGTTTGGTGAATGCGCCGCCAGTAATGTGCATCATGCCATGAATCGTGCATTTCTCTGAAAGAGACAGTATGTCGTCTACATAAATCGCCGTGGGTATTGTAAATTCAGGCCGTATCTCTTTCTTGAAAATATGTCGCACTGTTGTAAAACCGTTTGAGTGAATCCCCGAGCTTTTGAGTCCAATTAATACATCACCAACGCGGAATTGGTTTTTCGTCGGTTTCTTCACGAACCCGGAGACGGTCATGCTGATATCAAGGCCTTCCATGTTGTCGTGGAACGAATTCTCGCCACCGACGATAGCAATCTTTCGCTTTCGGCACTCTGCCGCCATCGCGGCAATGATGTGAAAGACGCGGACGTCTTCGACGGGAACGGTTACATG
This window encodes:
- the secF gene encoding protein translocase subunit SecF; translated protein: MFVIHHKNYLLGLSALFIVVSIVAMFALGLQLGVDFTGGSILEVRYEGEQPKVEVLQALLLENGFENAIVQPIGEQGYIFRTETLPEDGHAQLLSLLREGGGTFSEVRFSQVGGVIGQELQSKAWIAIVLTLLAIVLYITYAFRKVSEPVSSWKYGVAAVVALIHNTVIPIGVFAILGHYFVEYQIDLLFVTAILAIFGFSVNDTIVIFDRVRENLRKDKEERTDKPFDVVVGESITETLARSINISLAVILVLGALYFFGGSGTKEFSLVLGLGVLFGTYSSICFAAPLLASFGGHKKQR
- the secD gene encoding protein translocase subunit SecD, producing MLKMRIAALCILLFSFGIGYFLYASEASEGFLSRFTFKTGLDLSGGTHLIYRADVSSIASGDVAASMEALRDVIERRVNLFGIAEPNVQTEKTAGIISAEKEHRLIVELPGVTDVDKATDMIGRTPVLEFKLALSGGEGEDAVFLNTTLSGRFVEGAQVGFDSLTSEPMVLLKFNAEGERLFSQITRENVGKVLAIFLDGVPISLPVIQEEISGGSAQITGQFTPEEAKVLVGRLNSGALPVPIELLGSELIGASLGGETKDRGIVAGFVGFFSVMLFMTFWYRAPGLVASLALTIYVILNLALFKVIGITLTAAGIAGFILSIGMAVDGNILIFERMKEELRGGKTLRDAIHDGFARAWAAIWDGNITAIVSAIILFWFGTSFVEGFALTFGLGVILSMISSITVSRTFLYALAPENVTGMTRFLFGSGISR
- a CDS encoding bifunctional 5,10-methylenetetrahydrofolate dehydrogenase/5,10-methenyltetrahydrofolate cyclohydrolase; the protein is MIVDGRAIAGEIKEGLKAEVARRDTPPTLFVFMAGENMVSEKFLGVKERFAHDIGIPVLKKHFPGDVDTLHLAAEIAEIAQGSDCGIIVQLPLPSALNTKEVLDVIPPHMDPDMLSSSSMMMFENGRAKILPPVTAAIAEILQREHVVIKDKNVVIIGKGRLVGAPAAVWFRHQGGNVEVLDSKTLDIGEYTRNADIIVTGVGKAGLLTPEIIKDGVVILDAATSEASGKLAGDADPACASKASVFTPVPGGIGPITVAMLYKNLLILTRGQSRAILP
- a CDS encoding serine hydroxymethyltransferase, with amino-acid sequence MRDKQIQNLIKKEEKRQKRVVNLIPSENHASPDVLMALGSVFNDKYAEGYPGKRYYGGNEVVDEVERLCQARALKLFKLSPKEWHVNVQPYSGSPANLAVYTALVLQGGKIMGMELPHGGHLTHGQKVSATGKFWKQIPYGVSQKTEQLDYGALMQLAKKEKPALIVAGFTAYPRTVNFKKFREIADAVGAYLMVDMSHFAGLVAGGVYPSPLPYADVVTSTTHKTLRGPRGAVIFCKQELAKQIDKAIFPGLQGGPHMHQVAAAAVAFHEANTPAFKKYAKQVVKNAQALADELKKRGWRIVSGGTDTHLLLLDTWMEGIGISGKEAEERLEKAGIIVNKNTIPFDTRSPFDPSGIRMGSPAETTRGAKEKDMRKIAERIDKVLRR
- a CDS encoding undecaprenyl-diphosphate phosphatase; the encoded protein is MFESIILGITQGVFEWLPISSEGAIVFLEANFFHQLGELSNIIQYALLLHLGTALAAIIYLWNDIVRLFKSIFAHDPNNPHTKGELRFLALATLISGILGLALLQGIIYFENIVPIASQGITVAVGVLLLATGYIQIKARKTRKERKDSAALTWRDDVLVGIAQGLAVLPGLSRSALTVSTLMLRGYDDKEAFRLSFLLSIPIVLLGNIFLNIKDFTLTTNSLVAIFFSFVFGLLTIHILLKLAERYPFGPIAVFFGVLVLLSAFFG